The following proteins are encoded in a genomic region of Zea mays cultivar B73 chromosome 9, Zm-B73-REFERENCE-NAM-5.0, whole genome shotgun sequence:
- the LOC100281522 gene encoding calmodulin binding protein isoform X1 — translation MGKAGRWLRSFLSGKKDRQAAPPKDKRWSFRRPPPAAQEGTAADQHHHGPPLGLPAPGVDELDFDQKKHAVAVAVATAAAADAAVAAAHAAAAVARLSSRAAPRFAPPPCLVEDAAAVRIQATFRGYLARTALCALRGIVKLQALVRGQLVRRQANATLRCMQALLAAQSQLRAQRMLALQLHDHHHPTPPRPRQSPQHPRHRRSYEMDRSCEDNAKIVEVDVGEPVRRGAAGKDRQLYAGGRSSPAPSLAATELLSPRAYSAHFDDLSVANTAQSSPRQAPEACCPGYMANTESSRAKARSQSAPRQRTDALERLPSRRKQGTPPRAAARMHLQRSSSLAGNYSSPWSSSAARLDVSAASLKDSECGSTSSVLTAATLYSRTRSLVGSEVRRGLY, via the exons ATGGGGAAGGCGGGGCGCTGGCTCCGGAGCTTCCTGTCGGGCAAGAAGGACAGGCAGGCGGCGCCTCCCAAGGACAAGCGGTGGAGCTTCAGGCGCCCCCCGCCGGCGGCGCAGGAAGGGACGGCGGCGGACCAGCACCACCATGGGCCGCCGCTCGGTCTGCCGGCGCCGGGCGTCGACGAGCTCGACTTCGACCAGAAGAAGCACGCCGTGGCGGTGGCCGTGGCGACCGCGGCAGCGGCCGACGCGGCGGTGGCCGCCGCGCACGCCGCCGCCGCGGTGGCGCGCCTGTCCTCCCGCGCCGCGCCGCGCTTCGCACCGCCGCCGTGCCTCGTCGAGGACGCCGCGGCCGTCAGGATCCAGGCCACCTTCAGAGGCTATCTG GCGCGGACGGCTCTGTGCGCGCTGAGGGGCATCGTGAAGCTGCAGGCTCTGGTGCGGGGGCAGCTGGTGAGGAGGCAGGCCAACGCCACGCTCCGCTGCATGCAGGCGCTCCTGGCGGCGCAGTCCCAGCTGCGGGCACAGCGCATGCTGGCCCTCCAGCTCCACGACCACCACCACCCGACGCCTCCCAGACCACGCCAGTCGCCGCAGCACCCGAGGCACCGCCGCTCCTAC GAGATGGACCGGTCgtgcgaggacaacgccaagATCGTGGAGGTGGACGTGGGCGAGCCCGTGCGGCGGGGCGCGGCGGGGAAGGACAGGCAGCTCTACGCCGGCGGCCGGTCCTCCCCGGCGCCGTCGCTGGCGGCGACGGAGCTGCTGAGCCCGCGGGCGTACAGCGCCCACTTCGACGACCTCTCGGTGGCCAACACGGCGCAGAGCAGCCCGCGGCAGGCGCCGGAGGCCTGCTGCCCGGGCTACATGGCCAACACGGAGTCGTCCCGCGCCAAGGCGCGGTCCCAGAGCGCGCCCCGCCAGCGCACCGACGCGCTGGAGCGGCTGCCCAGCCGCAGGAAGCAGGGGACGCCGCCCAGGGCCGCCGCCAGGATGCACTTGCAGCGCTCGTCGTCGCTGGCCGGCAACTACTCCTCCCCGTGGTCGTCGTCGGCTGCCAGGCTCGACGTCTCCGCCGCGTCGCTCAAGGACAGCGAGTGCGGCTCCACCAGCTCCGTGCTCACCGCCGCCACCCTCTACAGCCGGACGCGGTCGCTCGTCGGCTCCGAG GTGCGCCGTGGCCTGTACTGA
- the LOC103639579 gene encoding EPIDERMAL PATTERNING FACTOR-like protein 4 has product MGQRRRNLSAAVLLLVLHLLLLFSAPGTCTPARGRGGVAPTKGEEDGYSWFWATAARRALVGPGSSPPTCRSSCRGCHPCRPVHVAIQPGRSFPLEYYPEAWRCKCGNKLFMP; this is encoded by the exons ATGGGCCAGCGACGACGGAACCTGTCCGCCGCGGTGCTCCTCCTCGTCCTCCACCTGCTGCTACTTTTCTCCGCCCCCG GGACGTGCACGCCGGCGAGGGGGAGAGGCGGGGTGGCGCCGACGAAGGGGGAGGAGGACGGCTACTCCTGGTTCTGGGCCACGGCGGCGCGCCGGGCGCTGGTGGGGCCGGGGTCGTCACCGCCCACGTGCCGCAGCAGCTGCCGGGGCTGCCACCCCTGCCGCCCCGTCCACGTCGCCATCCAGCCCGGCCGGAGCTTCCCGCTCGAGTACTACCCGGAGGCCTGGCGCTGCAAGTGCGGCAACAAGCTCTTCATGCCCTGA